A region of the Brachybacterium sacelli genome:
TCCACGATCCGCACCGAGGTGTGGGCGAGTTGCAGTCTGAGCGACTCGCTGAGCATGTGGATCGCGGCCTTCGTGGCGTTGTACGTCGGGGTCACCCGCAGGGGTGCGAACGCAAGCCCTGACGAGACCGTCATGATCGTCGCATCCTCGCGAGTCTGCAGGTGCTCGATGAACGCTCCGATGAGTCTGATCGGGCCGAGCAGGTTCGTCGTGACGGTCTCTTCCGCCGTCGAGACGAAACCGGACGGACGGGTCCAGTCCTCGATGCGCATGATGCCCGCCATCGCCACAAGAACGTTCAGGTCGGGGTGACGCTCGATGACCTCTGATGCTGCGGACGCGATGGATGCGGCATCCGTCGTGTCGATCACGACCGTGTCGATCCCCGGATGCCGGGCGGCGATCTCGGCCAGCAGCTCGCGGCGACGTCCGCCGACGATGACCGTGTTACCCGCATCGTGCAGTCGTTCGGCGAGAGCGAGGCCGATGCCGCTCGTCGCGCCCGGGATGAAGATGGTGTTTCCGTTGATTCGCATGTTCAGAGTCTCCGCCGCGCAGGAGAGCCCTACCAGGGACCGCTTATCGAGGGATCGTCGATCCCTGGATGCCGTCTCGCAGTGCGTGCATCATGGAGGCATGGATCGTGAAGCCCTGGCCGAGTTCCTCCGCCGTCGTCGCGGTGAACTGCAACCCGGCGATGTCGGCCTCACATCAGGACCGCGACGCCGAGCGCCGGGTTTGAGACGTGAAGAGGTCGCGCAGCTCGCCCTCATGTCGACCGAATACTACACGCGCCTCGAACAGCAACGCGGACCGCAGCCGAGCACTCAGATTCTCTCATCGCTCGCCCGGGCATTACGGCTCACGGCCGACGAGCGCGACTATCTCTACCGCACGGCGGGGCACGCCGTCCCCGATCGCCTGGGGGCCACCGGGCACGTCGCACCGGCGCTGCACCGCGTCTTCGATCGGCTCTCCGACACACCTGCGTTGATCATCTCCGCCCTCGGGGAGACCCTGTTGCAGAACAGACTCGCTGCGGCGCTGCTCGGCAATAACGCTGGCGCGACAGGGTGGGAGAGGTATGAGTCGTGGCGATGGTTCGTCCACCCGGAAACGGGCCGGCAGCACTATCCGCAGAGCGATCACGCTCGACACAGTCGGACCCTCGTCGCCGGTCTGCGCGCAGCGTACGGTGCGATGGGAACCTCATCGCGGGCCGCCGAGCTGGTCTCGGAGCTGCACGGGAGCAGTGCGGAGTTCGTCGAACTCTGGGAGCAGCACGAGGTCGCCCAGCGCTTCGCCGACCACAAGGTGATCATCCACCCCGAGGTGGGGTCGATCGAGGTCGACTGCCAAGCGCTGTTCACCGAGGACTGGTCGCAGGCGCTCCTGGTTCTCACCGCCGAACCGCACAGCGAGGACGAGGAGAAGATCAGGCTGCTCGGCGTGCTGGGGGTTCAGCGGTTCTCCGCCTCGCGACAGTGACGAGCCGTCAGAATCAGACGCTGACCGGGTCAGTGTGAGCCTGGTACAGCCTGTGCCTGTATCTGGCGCTCGCCCGAGCGCAGAGTTGTCACCATGACGAACAACATCAACACCACTCCCGTCGGCCTGCTCGCCGGCAAGGTCATTCTCATCACCGGCGCGAGCCGCGGCATCGGCGCGGCCGCAGTACGCCTCTTCGCCGCTGAGGGCGCCTCGGTCGTCCTCGCCGCTCGTGGCACGGAAGCCCTCGACCGCATCGCCGATGAGATCCGCGAAACCGGCGGCACTGCGGACGCCCTCGCCCTCGATCTCGCCGACCCGTCGAGCATCCGCGCCGTCGTCGGCAGTGTCGAGAAGCTGCACGGACGCCTCGACGGAGCGTTCAACAACGGTGCAGCCCCTCAGCAGCAGTTCGGTCCGGCCGACACCACGACCGACCACGACATCGACGAGCAGTTCACCGTGAACTTCCGCGCGCACTGGATCGCCATGAACGCCGAAGCCGCTCTCATGCGCAGCAACGGCGGCGGCGCCATCGTCAACACGTCGAGCATCGGTAGCCGCCGAGCGAGCCCGGCACTGCCCGCCTACGGCGCCATGAAGCGCGCCCTGAACAGCCTGACCGAGACGGCAGCCGTGAGCTGGGCGGCCGGCGGCATCCGGGTCAACGCCATCACCCCGGGCGCCACGGCCACCGAGATGATGGACATATGGGAGGAGGCGGCGCCCGGAACCCTCGCGGCTACTGCCGCTTCCGTGCCCCTGGGCCGGCTCGGCGAGCCGCGTGAGATCGCCGAGGTCGCCGCCTGGTTACTCAGCGACCGCGCCTCGTATGTCACTGGCGCGATCGTGCCCGTCGACGGCGGCGCCGGGGCCTGAATCCGATCGCGAGATGCGCGAGCGGTATGCAGCCGAGAGCCTCGCCCACGGCGGCCGTCCTCTCGGATGTCTGGATCTGTGCGGCCGATGAGGGCTGGTGAGGCGCGAGATGCTGGCGGTGAGGTTCACAATCGGATACTGGCCTTCCTGACCGAGGGCACGCTCGAGGAATGGTTCTCCCCCAGCAAGCTCAGGGCTGAGCAGAAGGCGCCACTGCCCGCGGAGCTCGAGGAGGCCTCTACCGCGATCGCCGGATAGCTCGTCACCCGCCCCGTCAGCCTGAACGTAGTCCGAGGATCTTTTGATCCTTTTTGATGTGGGCGCTGCCCTTTATACTTTTTGTATGCCACGCAACCTATTCAAGCCGTCGTTCGGCACCTACCCACACCTCCTTGTCGGCCGCGACCAGCTGATCGACGAGTTCGAGGACACCTTCGACGGGATCCTAGACCCTGCTGGCCTAACGGTCCTCCTGTCCGGACAGCGCGGGATGGGCAAGACCGTGCTGCTCGACGCCTACCGACGAGCGGCCGAGGGCGCCGGATGGCTGGTCATCACCGAGAGCTCGAGCAGCGGACTCCTGGAGCGCCTTACTCATGACCATCTGCCGCGCCTGCTCCAGGAGCACTCCAGCAAGCCGCCGGCACAGCTCGGGTCCGCGAGCGGAACGATCGGCCCCCTCGGGGGCAGCGCCTCGTGGACCGAGCGCTACCCCGCAGAGTCGACGCTCCGATCGCAGATCACCGAGCTCACCGACGCTCTCCAGGCCGACGGGAAAGGCCTCGTCATCACCATCGACGAGGTCCAGGCCGCTGACATCGAAGATCTCCGCAAGCTCGGCGAGATCATCCAGTACGGCCGCCGAGAGGAACGTCTGCTCGCCTTCGCAGCGGCGGGACTCTCCACTCCCATCGAAGAGCTGCTCGACCACCCAGGGGCGACGTTCCTGCGCCGCGCCGAACACCACCCCATCGGCCGCGTGAGCCGCGCAGAGGTCCGAGCCGCACTTGCGGGGACGATCGCCGACAGCGGGCACGAGATCGACGTCCACGGGCTCGACCTGGCGGCCGATGCCGTCGACGGGTATCCCTTCATGATCCAGCTCGTGGGCTACCACACCCTCAAGGCCCACACGACCGCTGGCCCGATTACTACCGAGGACGTCGACACTGGAATCGCCGCTGCACGACGCCGCCTCGGCCGGCACGTCCACACCCCCGCCCTGCGTCCGCTATCGAGCGTCGACCGCACCTACCTGCTCGCCATGGCCCAAGACGACGGC
Encoded here:
- a CDS encoding SDR family oxidoreductase gives rise to the protein MRINGNTIFIPGATSGIGLALAERLHDAGNTVIVGGRRRELLAEIAARHPGIDTVVIDTTDAASIASAASEVIERHPDLNVLVAMAGIMRIEDWTRPSGFVSTAEETVTTNLLGPIRLIGAFIEHLQTREDATIMTVSSGLAFAPLRVTPTYNATKAAIHMLSESLRLQLAHTSVRIVELEPPSVATDLMPGQSESSFAMPLDAFADEVISILRDEPDVTEVQVERVKFLRYGEARGDYAEVVKTLNASDPHAAE
- a CDS encoding AAA family ATPase, which translates into the protein MPRNLFKPSFGTYPHLLVGRDQLIDEFEDTFDGILDPAGLTVLLSGQRGMGKTVLLDAYRRAAEGAGWLVITESSSSGLLERLTHDHLPRLLQEHSSKPPAQLGSASGTIGPLGGSASWTERYPAESTLRSQITELTDALQADGKGLVITIDEVQAADIEDLRKLGEIIQYGRREERLLAFAAAGLSTPIEELLDHPGATFLRRAEHHPIGRVSRAEVRAALAGTIADSGHEIDVHGLDLAADAVDGYPFMIQLVGYHTLKAHTTAGPITTEDVDTGIAAARRRLGRHVHTPALRPLSSVDRTYLLAMAQDDGPSRTGKIAERMGVSAQYAGEYRRRLIRDGIIESAGHGQVRFTIPYTADHLREHAAHNALEGLVDEDT
- a CDS encoding SDR family NAD(P)-dependent oxidoreductase — protein: MTNNINTTPVGLLAGKVILITGASRGIGAAAVRLFAAEGASVVLAARGTEALDRIADEIRETGGTADALALDLADPSSIRAVVGSVEKLHGRLDGAFNNGAAPQQQFGPADTTTDHDIDEQFTVNFRAHWIAMNAEAALMRSNGGGAIVNTSSIGSRRASPALPAYGAMKRALNSLTETAAVSWAAGGIRVNAITPGATATEMMDIWEEAAPGTLAATAASVPLGRLGEPREIAEVAAWLLSDRASYVTGAIVPVDGGAGA
- a CDS encoding helix-turn-helix transcriptional regulator, with amino-acid sequence MDREALAEFLRRRRGELQPGDVGLTSGPRRRAPGLRREEVAQLALMSTEYYTRLEQQRGPQPSTQILSSLARALRLTADERDYLYRTAGHAVPDRLGATGHVAPALHRVFDRLSDTPALIISALGETLLQNRLAAALLGNNAGATGWERYESWRWFVHPETGRQHYPQSDHARHSRTLVAGLRAAYGAMGTSSRAAELVSELHGSSAEFVELWEQHEVAQRFADHKVIIHPEVGSIEVDCQALFTEDWSQALLVLTAEPHSEDEEKIRLLGVLGVQRFSASRQ